A region from the Pungitius pungitius chromosome 16, fPunPun2.1, whole genome shotgun sequence genome encodes:
- the LOC119215646 gene encoding zinc finger protein ubi-d4-like isoform X1 has protein sequence MAAVVENVVKLLGEQYYRDAMEQCHNYNARLCAERSVRMPFLDSQTGVAQSNCYIWMEKRHRGPGMAPGQLYTYPSRRWRKKRRSHPQEDPRLIFPSVKSEMDVGLKKDALLSADGSSLEALLKGESMDKRTPTELRGSEEDSNLSDCTGGLNPAARIRKRVLEPEDFLDDLDDEDYEEDTPKRRGKGKGKGRGVGSNKKKPDAAAEDREKPYACDNAIKQKHISKPSERVCGKRYKNRPGLSYHYAHSHLAEEEGEEKEDMEINEPALPLPDEPKTTKKGPDGIALPNKYCDFCLGDSKTNLKTGQSEELVSCSDCGRSGHPSCLQFTPVMMAAVKTYRWQCIECKCCNMCGTSENDDQLLFCDDCDRGYHMYCLNPPMAEPPEGSWSCHLCLELLKDKASIYQKQNAPPS, from the exons ATGGCAGCTGTTGTCGAAAATGTTGTCAAACT GTTGGGAGAGCAGTACTACAGAGACGCCATGGAGCAATGCCATAACTACAATGCCAGGCTGTGTGCTGAGAGGAGCGTCCGAATGCCGTTCCTCGACTCTCAGACCGGCGTGGCTCAGAGCAACTGTTACATTTGGATGGAAAAGAGACACAGGGGACCAG GCATGGCACCGGGGCAGCTCTACACCTACCCatccaggaggtggaggaagaagcGGCGATCTCATCCTCAAGAGGACCCCCGGCTTATCTTCCCTTCTGTCAAGTCAG AGATGGATGTCGGACTGAAGAAGGATGCTCTGTTATCAGCGGACGGCAGCAGCCTGGAGGCCCTGCTGAAGGGGGAGTCCATGGACAAGCGGACGCCCACTGAGCTCCGGGGGTCCGAGGAGGATTCAAACCTGAGTGACTGCACCGGAGGCTTGAACCCTGCTGCTCGCATTAGAAAG AGAGTCCTTGAGCCAGAAGACTTCCTTGACGACCTGGATGATGAAGACTATGAGGAGGACACGCCAAAGAGAAGAGGCAAGGGAAAGGGGAAG GGTCGAGGAGTGGGCAGTAACAAGAAGAAGCCGGACGCAGCAGCGGAGGACCGAGAGAAGCCGTACGCCTGTGACA ACGCTATCAAACAAAAGCATATTTCCAAACCGTCTGAAAGAG TCTGTGGGAAGCGCTACAAAAACCGCCCCGGTCTGAGCTACCACTACGCCCACTCCCacctggctgaggaggagggagaggagaaggaggacatGGAGATCAATGAGCCTGCATTGCCACTGCCCGATGAGCCgaaaa CAACCAAGAAAGGCCCAGATGGCATCGCGTTGCCTAATAAATATTGTGATTTCTGCCTGGGGGACTCCAAAACCAATCTCAAGACCGGCCAGTCCGAGGAGCTGGTGTCCTGCTCCGACTGCGGGCGCTCCG GCCACCCCTCCTGCCTCCAGTTCACTCCAGTGATGATGGCCGCTGTGAAGACGTACCGCTGGCAGTGCATCGAGTGCAAGTGCTGCAACATGTGCGGCACCTCAGAGAATGAC GATCAGCTTCTGTTTTGTGATGACTGCGATAGAGGCTATCACATGTACTGTCTCAACCCACCGATGGCTGAACCTCCAGAGG GGAGCTGGAGCTGTCATTTATGTCTGGAACTTTTAAAAGACAAGGCATCCATATACCAGAAGCAGAACGCCCCACCATCGTGA
- the LOC119215646 gene encoding zinc finger protein ubi-d4-like isoform X2 — protein MAAVVENVVKLLGEQYYRDAMEQCHNYNARLCAERSVRMPFLDSQTGVAQSNCYIWMEKRHRGPGMAPGQLYTYPSRRWRKKRRSHPQEDPRLIFPSVKSEMDVGLKKDALLSADGSSLEALLKGESMDKRTPTELRGSEEDSNLSDCTGGLNPAARIRKRVLEPEDFLDDLDDEDYEEDTPKRRGKGKGKGRGVGSNKKKPDAAAEDREKPYACDICGKRYKNRPGLSYHYAHSHLAEEEGEEKEDMEINEPALPLPDEPKTTKKGPDGIALPNKYCDFCLGDSKTNLKTGQSEELVSCSDCGRSGHPSCLQFTPVMMAAVKTYRWQCIECKCCNMCGTSENDDQLLFCDDCDRGYHMYCLNPPMAEPPEGSWSCHLCLELLKDKASIYQKQNAPPS, from the exons ATGGCAGCTGTTGTCGAAAATGTTGTCAAACT GTTGGGAGAGCAGTACTACAGAGACGCCATGGAGCAATGCCATAACTACAATGCCAGGCTGTGTGCTGAGAGGAGCGTCCGAATGCCGTTCCTCGACTCTCAGACCGGCGTGGCTCAGAGCAACTGTTACATTTGGATGGAAAAGAGACACAGGGGACCAG GCATGGCACCGGGGCAGCTCTACACCTACCCatccaggaggtggaggaagaagcGGCGATCTCATCCTCAAGAGGACCCCCGGCTTATCTTCCCTTCTGTCAAGTCAG AGATGGATGTCGGACTGAAGAAGGATGCTCTGTTATCAGCGGACGGCAGCAGCCTGGAGGCCCTGCTGAAGGGGGAGTCCATGGACAAGCGGACGCCCACTGAGCTCCGGGGGTCCGAGGAGGATTCAAACCTGAGTGACTGCACCGGAGGCTTGAACCCTGCTGCTCGCATTAGAAAG AGAGTCCTTGAGCCAGAAGACTTCCTTGACGACCTGGATGATGAAGACTATGAGGAGGACACGCCAAAGAGAAGAGGCAAGGGAAAGGGGAAG GGTCGAGGAGTGGGCAGTAACAAGAAGAAGCCGGACGCAGCAGCGGAGGACCGAGAGAAGCCGTACGCCTGTGACA TCTGTGGGAAGCGCTACAAAAACCGCCCCGGTCTGAGCTACCACTACGCCCACTCCCacctggctgaggaggagggagaggagaaggaggacatGGAGATCAATGAGCCTGCATTGCCACTGCCCGATGAGCCgaaaa CAACCAAGAAAGGCCCAGATGGCATCGCGTTGCCTAATAAATATTGTGATTTCTGCCTGGGGGACTCCAAAACCAATCTCAAGACCGGCCAGTCCGAGGAGCTGGTGTCCTGCTCCGACTGCGGGCGCTCCG GCCACCCCTCCTGCCTCCAGTTCACTCCAGTGATGATGGCCGCTGTGAAGACGTACCGCTGGCAGTGCATCGAGTGCAAGTGCTGCAACATGTGCGGCACCTCAGAGAATGAC GATCAGCTTCTGTTTTGTGATGACTGCGATAGAGGCTATCACATGTACTGTCTCAACCCACCGATGGCTGAACCTCCAGAGG GGAGCTGGAGCTGTCATTTATGTCTGGAACTTTTAAAAGACAAGGCATCCATATACCAGAAGCAGAACGCCCCACCATCGTGA
- the LOC119215430 gene encoding sodium/potassium/calcium exchanger 3-like produces MRAAARHRRPFQRFCCCGVGLVAVMWLVQVTQAPETESSGSRPGANGGELRWTRRLMQDKSDNQSVDQPRAAIHEFPEDIFTKEQRKKGAVCLHALCAIYMFYALAIVCDDYFVPSLEKISENLQLSEDVAGATFMAAGSSAPELFTSLIGVFITKGDVGVGTIVGSAVFNILVIIGLSGIFAGQTVVLTWWSLFRDSSYYILSVLALIMVIYDATVVWWESLLLVTMYGIYIIIMKFNSQLLAFVTRRLRGPGPCCLGSENLTDDKAGEEASACNTSMVLLNKGQGNGQEAPPVIMVDELLILNPHKLSFPDAGLRIMMTPHFSPRTRLSMAGRMLISERQRLVQSSKNQRDGETSPGSRAGSTSNSLKRTGSCTLENGGRTPVAGATESGEKHGVELGLTEEEEEDYHRIFSPVRIPGSCCARVTWMIKWPLGLLLYCTVPNCILPRWHRWFMVTFVASTLWIAIFSYLMVWMVTIISYTLDIPDYIMGITFLAAGTSVPDCMASLIVARQGMGDMAVSNSIGSNIFDILLGLGFPWALRTLVVEHGSSVSINNKGLVYSVVLLLASVFLTVTCVHLNHWRLDRRLGLGLLFLYAIFLLCSILFGQM; encoded by the exons ATGAGAGCAGCAGCGAGGCACCGGCGGCCCTTCCAGCGGTTCTGCTGCTGTGGAGTCGGGCTGGTCGCGGTCATGTGGCTCGTTCAGGTCACCCAGGCACCAG AGACGGAGTCTTCTGGCTCCCGGCCGGGCGCCAACGGGGGAGAGCTGCGATGGACTCGCCGGCTGATGCAGGACAAGTCGGACAACCAGAGTGTGGATCAGCCGCGAGCAG CCATCCACGAGTTTCCAGAGGACATCTTTACaaaggagcagaggaagaagggggCCGTTTGTCTGCATGcactgtgt GCCATCTACATGTTCTACGCCTTGGCCATCGTCTGTGACGACTACTTTGTCCCATCCCTTGAAAAAATATCGGAG AACCTGCAGCTCAGTGAAGATGTGGCTGGTGCGACATTCATGGCGGCAGGCAGCTCGGCTCCCGAGCTTTTTACCTCTCTCATTG GTGTGTTCATCACCAAGGGAGACGTGGGAGTCGGTACCATCGTTGGCTCTGCCGTCTTCAACATTCTGGTCATCATAGGCCTGAGTGGGATCTTTGCAGGCCAG ACAGTGGTTTTGACGTGGTGGTCGCTTTTTAGAGATTCATCCTACTACATCCTCTCTGTACTGGCCCTCATCATG GTTATCTACGATGCCACAGTTGTCTG GTGGGAGTCACTGCTCCTCGTGACTATGTATGGGATCTACATTATAATCATGAA GTTTAACTCCCAGCTTCTGGCGTTTGTGACCCGTCGTCTCAGGGGTCCCGGGCCGTGCTGCCTCGGGTCAGAGAATCTCACGGACGACAAGGCGGGAGAGGAGGCCTCTGCCTGCAACACCTCCATGGTGCTTCTCAACAAAG GTCAAGGCAATGGTCAGGAGGCTCCTCCAGTCATCATGGTGGACGAGCTTCTTATCCTCAACCCCCACAAGTTGTCCTTCCCTGACGCTGGCCTACGCATCATGATGACGCCCCACTTCTCCCCCCGCACCAGGCTCTCCATGGCCGGGCGCATGCTCATCAGCGAG AGACAGAGGCTCGTCCAGAGTTCAAAGAATCAGCGGGATGGCGAGACGAGCCCCGGGTCCCGAGCTGGATCAACCAGTAACAGTCTGAAGAGGACGGGCTCGTGCACTCTGGAGAACGGAGGCAGGACACCGGTGGCAGGAGCCACCGAGTCGGGAGAAAAGCATGGAGTCGAGTTGGgcctgacggaggaggaggaggaggattatcACCGGATATTCAGCCCTGTGCGCATACCAG GTAGCTGCTGTGCGCGGGTGACCTGGATGATCAAGTGGCCTCTTGGCCTCCTGCTCTACTGCACCGTGCCCAATTGTATTCTGCCACGCTGGCACCGCTGGTTCATGGTCACCTTTGTGGCCTCCACCCTGTGGATCGCTATCTTCTCCTACCTCATGGTGTGGATG GTGACTATCATCAGTTACACACTAGACATCCCAGACTACATCATGGGCATAACGTTCCTGGCAGCAGGGACCAGTGTGCCGGACTGCATGGCCAGTCTGATTGTGGCTCGACAAG GCATGGGAGACATGGCGGTGTCTAACTCCATTGGCAGCAATATCTTTGACATCCTGCTGGGTTTGGGTTTCCCGTGGGCTTTGCGTACCCTTGTGGTGGAGCACGGATCATCA GTCTCCATAAATAATAAAGGACTTGTGTATTCTGTCGTCCTGCTGCTGGCATCCGTGTTTCTGACG GTGACGTGTGTTCATCTGAACCACTGGAGGCTGGATCGCCGACTGGGTCTGGGGCTGTTGTTCCTTTATGCCATTTTCCTGCTATGCTCCATCCTCTTTGGGCAGATGTGA